A region from the Salvia splendens isolate huo1 chromosome 15, SspV2, whole genome shotgun sequence genome encodes:
- the LOC121768297 gene encoding actin-related protein 3-like, with translation MDNYTSNPAVVIDNGTGFTKLGFAGNAEPCFTIPTVVALSDSITNPARTTTGKGNWMVQHSAGVMADMDFYIGEEALSKARVSGTYNLINPIRHGQVDNWDAMERFWQQCIFDYLRCDPEDHYFLLTESPLTAPENREYTGEILFETFNVPGLFIGVQPVLALAAGYTDTKREMTGVVVDIGDGATHVVPVADGYVIGGSIRSIPITGEDVTMFVQQLMKERGENLPLEDSFEVARKVKEMYCYTCSDVVKEFNKHDKEPAKYVKQWSGTKPKTGAPYSCDIGYERFLGPEVFFNPEIYSSELKAPLPDVIDKCIQASPIDTRRALYKNIVLSGGSAMFKGFQKRLQRDVKKIVDVRVLASDNQHGGRVQAQLLEVNVVSHPIQRYAVWFGGSILASTPEFYTACHTKAEYEEYGASICRTNPLFKGI, from the exons ATGGACAATTACACCTCTAATCCAGCTGTAGTCATCGACAACGGCACCGG GTTCACGAAATTAGGCTTTGCTGGGAATGCAGAGCCGTGTTTCACAATCCCGACTGTAGTAGCCCTAAGCGATTCGATCACCAATCCGGCACGAACCACCACCGGCAAGGGGAATTGGATGGTGCAGCATAGTGCGGGGGTGATGGCCGATATGGACTTTTATATTGGGGAAGAGGCATTGTCTAAAGCTAGGGTTAGTGGCACTTATAACCTGATTAATCCGATTAGACATGGCCAGGTTGATAATTGGGATGCGATGGAGAGGTTTTGGCAGCAGTGTATATTCGATTACTTGCGTTGTGATCCGGAGGATCATTACTTTTTGCTGACCGAGAGCCCTTTGACAGCACCGGAGAATCGGGAGTATACTGGCGAGATCCTGTTTGAGACTTTTAACGTCCCCGGGCTATTTATTGGCGTGCAGCCAGTGCTTGCTTTGGCTGCTGGATACACAGACACCAAG CGTGAGATGACAGGAGTTGTTGTGGATATTGGGGATGGGGCTACTCATGTCGTGCCTGTTGCTGATGGTTATGTTATTGGAGGTAGCATTAGGTCAATTCCAATCACAGGGGAAGATGTAACTATGTTTGTCCAACAGCTCATGAAG GAAAGAGGAGAGAATCTTCCACTTGAGGATTCCTTTGAAGTAGCCCGAAAAGTGAAGGAGATGTATTGCTATACTTGTTCTGACGTCGTCAAG GAGTTCAATAAGCATGATAAAGAACCTGCTAAATACGTCAAGCAGTGGAGTGGTACTAAGCCAAAAACAGGGGCGCCATATTCTTGTGATATTGGCTATGAACGGTTCCTTGGCCCGGAG GTCTTCTTCAATCCTGAAATTTATAGTAGTGAATTGAAAGCCCCTTTACCTGATGTGATAGACAAATGTATCCAGGCCTCCCCGATAGATACAAGAAGAGCCTTGTACAAG AATATTGTATTATCTGGAGGGTCAGCCATGTTCAAAGGCTTCCAGAAAAGGTTGCAACGAGATGTAAAAAAGATTGTTGATGTTCGAGTACTTGCATCAGATAATCAGCATGGTGGACGAGTACAG GCCCAACTCTTGGAAGTAAATGTAGTTAGCCATCCTATCCAGAGATACGCAGTTTGGTTTGGCGGCTCAATACTTGCATCTACACCTGAGTTTTACACG GCATGCCACACAAAAGCTGAGTACGAGGAATATGGAGCAAGCATATGCCGAACCAACCCATTATTCAAAGGGATTTGA